TCAACGCCATGATTTATATTCGCGGTAGTCGGCATGATTATGACCATTGGCAAAAATTAGGCAATCCTGGTTGGAGTTACCAAGATGTGTTCCCATACTTCAAGAAATCGGAAAACCAGCAGCATGGTGCATCCGAATTTCATGGGGCTGATGGATTATTGAGTGTCACAGATCCCTTAGCACCTGCTGTAACATCACATCGATTTGTAGAAGGCGCAGCTGCACTAGGGTATGGGCGCAATCCTGATTTTAATGGTGCACAACAGGAAGGTGCTGGACTTTATCAGTTAACTATCAAAGATGGTAAGCGGCACAGCACGGCAGCAGCATTTTTAGTACCAATTTTGGATCGCCCTAACTTAACTGTAACTACTAGTGCATTAGTCACTCGGTTATTGTTTGAAGGAACGCGCACCATTGGAGTGGAATATCTGCACGGAGGAACGATACACCAAACCTTTGTAAATCAGGAAGTAATTCTTTCTGCTGGTGCGTTCGATTCTCCCAAGTTGCTGATGCTCTCCGGAATTGGTAATGCTGAACATCTCAAAACTTTAAACATTCCTGTAGTTGCTGATTTGCCTGGTGTCGGTCAAAACCTCCAAGATCACTTTAGTGTCATAGTTGCATACCAAGCAACTCAGGATTTGCAACCTGCTCCAACTAGTAATATCGGGGAAGCTGGATTGTTCTTACATACTGAAGGTCGTTTAGATACTGCGCCAGATTTGCAGTTTTTCTGTGGCCCTGTTTTGTGGGCACCTCCTGCATACGCCCGCGAAGGTTCAGGATTCGCAGCTTCAGTCTGTGTAACTAATCCCGAAAGTCGTGGTCATCTCACCCTGCGTTCCGCTTCCCCCCAAGACGCACCCCTAATCCGAATGAATTATCTCCAGGGTGAATCCGATTTACAAAAGTTGGTTGCAGGAATCAAAATTACTCGCCAGATATTCCACTCAAATGCATTTGATGACTTCCGAGGTGAAGAAGCTGCTCCCGGTGCTGATGTAAGTAGTAATGAAGCACTACAAGCTTACGTCCGGGAAACTTGCGAAACTTTATACCACCCTGTTGGCACTTGCAAAATGGGAACAGATGCCAATTCAGTGGTAGACGCCGAACTGCGGGTACATGGTGTTCAAGGTTTGCGCGTTGTAGATGCATCAATTATGCCAACCATCACAACGGGAAATACCAACGCACCCACAATTATGATTGGCGAAAAGGCGGCTGATTTGATTAAAGCTGCAAGGCTGATTTCACAGCCAGAACTAGAGTTAGGGAAAGTTTAGTATTGAACAAACTTTGTTTTCCCTGACAGCTAAAATTCACAGTACTTATTCAGCATCAGGGAAAATATTGAATCTTGCGAGAATAGAAGTCTGATATTAATTTTATTAATGTGCTTCGCTTGATTGACAAATTTGTTTGCACAATATATTTAAAAGATAACTTAAGGTGCTATGACCAAAATTTGTGTTATTAATATTTTTCTTATACTGCTGACTCCGCAGAATACAGAATATAAAACTTCATGCAAAATAATGTTATAAATGCTAGTCTTTCTACTCAAAACTTAACCTTTCGTCCTAGCGGAACCCCAGCTTTATTTGAAGTCATTGTCAACAATGACAGCGATCGCTTTGCCAATTTTCAAATAGAAATTACTGCTGCGGGAGAAACTCGCAATCCTGAATATCGCTGGTATAAGCTGGAACCAGAGGTAGCAGCCGCCAAGCCACCGGGTAGTAGCACAACTTTTCAGGTCTTCGTTTTTAATACACCGATTCCTGGTTTTGTCGGTACAGTCAACCTCACTGTGAAAATTTTCTCACCGCAGTTAGGGCAAGAACGCAGACTGTTACTGCGGTTAAAAATCGAAGCAGATACTCAACCAGCACTTTTAAGCGTGGAGTTGCC
The genomic region above belongs to Calothrix sp. NIES-2098 and contains:
- a CDS encoding glucose-methanol-choline oxidoreductase; this encodes MTEYDYIVIGAGSAGCVLANRLTEDSKTTVLLLEAGNPANKPEHQAPLDWIKLWGTEVDWAYFTEEEPYLNNRKIYCPRGKALGGSSSINAMIYIRGSRHDYDHWQKLGNPGWSYQDVFPYFKKSENQQHGASEFHGADGLLSVTDPLAPAVTSHRFVEGAAALGYGRNPDFNGAQQEGAGLYQLTIKDGKRHSTAAAFLVPILDRPNLTVTTSALVTRLLFEGTRTIGVEYLHGGTIHQTFVNQEVILSAGAFDSPKLLMLSGIGNAEHLKTLNIPVVADLPGVGQNLQDHFSVIVAYQATQDLQPAPTSNIGEAGLFLHTEGRLDTAPDLQFFCGPVLWAPPAYAREGSGFAASVCVTNPESRGHLTLRSASPQDAPLIRMNYLQGESDLQKLVAGIKITRQIFHSNAFDDFRGEEAAPGADVSSNEALQAYVRETCETLYHPVGTCKMGTDANSVVDAELRVHGVQGLRVVDASIMPTITTGNTNAPTIMIGEKAADLIKAARLISQPELELGKV